A stretch of Mastacembelus armatus chromosome 1, fMasArm1.2, whole genome shotgun sequence DNA encodes these proteins:
- the LOC113128074 gene encoding claudin domain-containing protein 1-like, whose product MPQKWEDPVGLISQGQSQKVACNKVKVYSLKYLGPSQSHWFKEPDPKLETKCVSFTLPEQFNPKYTLRENDVDLLRTYLWRCQFLLPLVSLALVFLSGLIGVCACLCRSFTPTLGVGVLHLLAGLCSLGTVCCFLAGVDLRHQSYKPPERVEGSLGWSLYLALISFPLQMMAAALFLWAARSHRKNYTRMTAYRVA is encoded by the exons ATGCCTCAGAAATGGGAAGATCCAGTTGGATTAATCTCACAGGGACAGAG TCAGAAAGTTGCATGCAACAAAGTCAAAGTGTATTCCTTGAAATATTTGGGACCCAGCCAGTCACACTGGTTCAAAGAGCCAG ATCCTAAGCTGGAGACCAAGTGTGTCAGCTTCACTCTTCCTGAGCAGTTCAACCCAAAGTACACACTTCGTGAAAACGATGTAGATCTGCTGCGAACAT ATCTCTGGAGATGCCAGTTTCTTCTTCCCTTGGTGTCTCTGGCTCTGGTGTTCCTCAGTGGCCTGATTGGTGTCTGTGCCTGCCTGTGTCGCAGCTTCACCCCAACATTGGGTGTTGGGGTGCTCCATCTTCTTGCAG GTCTGTGTTCTCTGGGCactgtctgctgttttctggCTGGGGTGGATTTACGCCACCAATCCTACAAACCACCGGAAAGGGTGGAGGGCTCGCTGGGCTGGTCCCTTTACCTTGCCCTGATCTCCTTCCCTCTGCAGATGATGGCAGCTGCTCTGTTCTTGTGGGCAGCACGGAGTCACCGCAAGAATTACACTCGCATGACTGCTTACAGGGTAGCATAG
- the LOC113127786 gene encoding N-acyl-aromatic-L-amino acid amidohydrolase (carboxylate-forming) B-like, with the protein MEWIQKFNSGSSFEGDAVEAYNMAKSVDYPRDPTTGELTAVIHPQLQDNDFKLLQPGDPVFLSFSGETVKHDGEELYPFFVNECAYYEKKIAFHLARKITLAIPSISVTRD; encoded by the exons ATGGAATGGATTCAGAAATTTAATTCTG GAAGTTCTTTTGAAGGTGATGCGGTAGAAGCATACAATATGGCCAAAAGCGTAGACTACCCAAGGGACCCGACAACTGGTGAACTTACCGCTGTCATACACCCCCAGCTACAG GATAATGACTTCAAGCTTCTCCAACCAGGCGACCCcgtatttctgtcattttctgggGAAACGGTGAAGCACGATGGTGAAGAACTCTACCCTTTCTTTGTCAATGAATGTGCCTACTATGAAAAGAAGATTGCTTTTCATTTAGCTCGAAAGATCACTCTGGCCATTCCGTCCATAAGTGTGACGAGGGACTGA